From the genome of Hymenobacter cellulosilyticus, one region includes:
- a CDS encoding GAF domain-containing protein, with the protein MFDDLAALTAKLFRTPIALVSLVEEDSVWFKANFGLPDAGRVGRTESLCSVAILHNQVTVFENLSTHPCTLVDPSVQQALHMEFYAGHPLQTPEGYNIGSLCVIDRQPRVFSPDEQELLQQLATTVMLLLELRRVGVTLLTSGDKLYPTVPSLVHSLTLLAEIGSSGAAIDITGKPIDTLAIHHEAAQLTSLLNRTIEQVLAD; encoded by the coding sequence TTGTTCGACGATCTGGCCGCCCTGACGGCCAAGCTTTTCCGGACGCCCATTGCCCTAGTTTCGTTGGTGGAGGAAGACAGCGTGTGGTTTAAGGCCAACTTCGGCTTGCCTGATGCGGGGCGGGTTGGGCGTACCGAAAGCCTGTGTTCGGTGGCTATTCTGCACAACCAGGTCACGGTATTCGAGAACCTGAGCACGCATCCCTGCACCTTGGTTGACCCTAGCGTACAGCAGGCCCTGCACATGGAGTTTTACGCCGGGCATCCTTTGCAAACCCCGGAAGGCTACAACATTGGTTCTCTCTGCGTTATTGACCGCCAGCCCCGAGTTTTCTCACCCGACGAACAGGAGTTACTCCAGCAGTTGGCTACCACGGTGATGCTCCTGCTGGAGCTGCGGCGGGTGGGGGTCACGCTACTGACCTCCGGCGACAAGCTTTACCCCACCGTACCCTCCCTGGTGCACAGCCTGACGCTGCTGGCCGAAATCGGCAGCAGCGGGGCCGCTATAGATATTACCGGTAAGCCAATTGATACGCTGGCTATTCATCACGAAGCTGCACAGCTCACGAGCTTGCTTAACCGCACGATTGAGCAGGTCCTAGCCGACTAG